Genomic DNA from Misgurnus anguillicaudatus chromosome 18, ASM2758022v2, whole genome shotgun sequence:
cagtaagttactggcaaactgcTCCCAGaaatactgtaatttttacagaattTTGTTATACAGTGTAGTTTGTGAAGTTACTGTAAAGTTtggtttattttgtgttcagttGTTTATTTTATAGTATAATCCTAGggagatttttttatatttattgtttatttattaaaattatccAAATAATTTTTGGGCTGACTcaagataaaataaataaatatatttgattaTTTCTAAAGATGGATTATGTAACTACATTTTTTAACCTTTTATACaattaaagtccccatgaaatcaaaactgacacttcttatttttttaatagaatATTGTAGTATTTATTATGAACAATGATCATTATTCTTAtaaaaattcatgtgccctcataaactttaatcaaaatctgaaaatgtacttccGCCCTCTTGTGGCGATTCTTTTATGATGACGTCACGTAGACGACTTGGGCAGGAACATCCATTAATCCCGCCCCTTCCACCTGTCAGTCTGCTGTAAGTTTCAATTCTGAATGAAATTACTACTTTTCAATATCCAATCAATTCACAGTAGAAAGCACAAGCCACGCCTGATATTTTTCTCATGTGATATTAAGTTTCATATGGAAAATGTCACTGCACGGAAGTCGTAagcaacttcctgttcacaGGGACTTTAAACTGTAGTGCAAAGTATAGATGAGAATAAAACTGTTCTAAGAAGAGTCCCCACTGATATGGCCTGTGTTTAATAATGACTGTGTAATAAGGGCACGTCTGAGAGAAGCATATCAATGGTGACCTCTGCTGGATCAAAGCACAAATGTAGATAATATTCACACATTTGCAAACAAAATACCAGATGTGTACAATCAAAATGAGATTCTGGGTAGTTCCAGAGGTTCATGTAAATGTTCACTCACTGCATTTTGTCTTTTGAACCAGCAAGGAAAGTAGACAGACACTTGATCTTTAAGACAGCACATGGTACCATGAGCCTAAACATTTACCATCAATGTTCTGGGGTTTActtgtaaaattatgtaaaactTTATAGGCAAAACACTTAAATCAGCATTAACAATGAAAAGTGCATGACTCAAATACATACACAAGacatacagacacacaaacacacacataaatgaaaTGTCCAGCAAAATAAACTCTTACGTTTTTTCTGTTTCTTATGAAAAATCGCAGGCCTTTGgccaaaatgtaaaaaacatcttaaatgcACAGACATCACACAACACCAGCCAGCAGGTCAGTCtcttttatataaacatattttccAAATATAAGTGACTAGTAATAAATGGTTGGTCAATAAACATAAGATTTAGAAATCAATACAGTATCAATACAGCTCTTATATTTCATTAAAGTGAACTGATTTAAATATTAGCATAAACTCTCTGATGAGGCCTTTGAATTCATGGCAATAGTAGGCATGCTGGCTTTTGACTTGTGAAACTCTACAGAATTGCACTTTGATTTTACAGTCTTTTTAAAACAACTGTGTTTTTTGGGAGAGGCGGGCTCTACCCTTTCATTATCGTCTTTGTTACACTGAATGCTTTTGGCACTTTCTTCTGGTATAACTGGAATCGGTTCATTAGGGTCGCTACTGTCCTTTACCACAACACAAGTGCCATTTACTTTTGTCTTTATATGGTCCCATGTCATGTTTTGAGGGATCTGGGAATTTTGCACTTGGTTCCGTGTATCATGGTTAACTGCACAGACTGTAGTCGTGTCAGGTGATGCACAGCACTGAACATCTGGACCTTGACTTTGATCTCGAAAGTTTAGGCCTTCTGTTAGAGAAAAATTGGGACCACACGCACTGATATAAGACTCGTCTTGTGCCGTATCAGACAGCGGTCCCTGATGCAAAAGGTGCACTGCATGTGTGCTGtaaccaccagacaaacatctGTGTGTGGCTGGCTTTGTTGTTTGGTTCTGCGTGCAATGATGGATGTGGCCACAGTTAACATAACACCCAGCAGGTGCGTGCGTTGCATCTGCGGTGGACCGAGCATTGTGCCCCACAGGTAAATGATTTGTCATTGAGGCAAACTGTTTAGCATGGCATGAGGTTTCACCAGACTGGCTGCAGGGATGATATTGAGTCCTTTGTCTCTCTCTTATATACTGAGGCACAGAGTTTTCACAGGTGCACCTTACACCATAAGCGTACTGTTGAAGATGCGCAAGTTCTGTTGCTGGTAATCCATTCTCAAGGTCAGGAATTGGTTTTCTTGATTCAGTGTTGCTTTGCAACGGAGGGTCAGGTGTGCACAAGGTAGCGGGATGAGAAACGATCCCATTGTGCAACTGGGTGCATGCCTGCTGGTCCTCATCGGAGACCTTTTCCTTATTTCGGACATTTAGCGCCAAGGGCTCAAGTTCATAGTGTTCGTGCCTGACCTCTCCTCTCGCCTTATCCATCGGGTACTTGCTCGCGTAGCTCTGATTAGATGGAGTTTCAGCCGTGCGCTCTGCGAAAGCGTAACACTGGAGTTTCTTTGGTAAAGGAATCTGTCCACAGGTACCCTGTGGTCCCAAGCAGCGACACATGCATTGAAAGAGAAAAGTTGCAAAAGCCCAACTAATACACATGATGAGCATCAGAAAGGTGCCAAGCTGAGTGTAGGCCAGAACAGTAGATGGCATCATCATTGCACCTGCAACGAAGGTCGTGAGTGCCGCCATAGCTATAGCAGAGCCCATTCTGCTCAAGGAGAATATCACCTTCCCTTCCCTGTCTGGTTGCGGAGCAAGGCGGTACGCTACACCATAATGGACAGCAAAGTCCACTGAGAGCCCCACGGCAACGGAGATAGTCACCGATTCAAGCACATTCAGTTCCCAACCCAGGAGCACCAGCGATCCAACTGTGACAAATATGGTTCCTGCAATTGAGATAATGGCATAGAGGCTGATGACGATATTCCAAGTGGTCAGAAGCATAACACTGAAGGCCACTACCACAGAGAGTGCCATAGCAATTAGGGTGCCATCTGATAGGCTGTCCTGTAGGTCATAGAATTCCAGGTTGCTTACAAACCATCCGTAGCTAAGTCCCTCAGGTGCCTCCTTTAGCTCTTCCTGAATCCAAGAATCCACTTCCCTATAGAATCGATGCATTTTCTCATATGCCAGAGTGAAATGGTAGGTACTTTGAAACTCGAGCACAATTGCTCGAATGGTGTCATTGATGTCAAAGCGTGGCCCTGGTGTCTTGCTGTCAAGGtggtaaatggtgcttctgtcAAGCTCCATAATGGCTCTTTTGATGCACAATTCAAAGACGTCTTGTCTGTAAGGGAACGTAGATTGACTACAACAAGGATAAACTGGTGCGTCTTCACAGTCCTGGTTCTCCATCCACTGCTTAAAAGTCTCCATGAAGCAGCTAGTAAAATCTTGCTCCTCGGACTGAAACACAAAACTTTGGTTCCTAAGCTTTTGGCAAAAATTGAGAATCCATACCTGACTTGCAGGACTTGCAATGTTGAAGGTTGTGTCGAGCGTTAGTTTACCCTTGTTTTTGGGGTTGAGGGGATCCCCACTGTCGATTGGAGTAACTCCCCAAATGATGGTGATCGGCATGTGAAGGTCTTCCCCGTGGTTGACTCGTTCGAACATGAAGAGTTTTTTGTACTCTGCATCGTAGCGTTCGAAAGGATGGGAGGAGCGAAATACCTGAAATTCTGACAGTTCCAGAGAGGGCAGTTTCATCTTGGGGTTCACGCAAACAACATAAGCACCTCCCAATGTCATGGCCACAAACCACAAGAGCCATAAGTAGCGCAACTTAATCACGACCCAAGGcaatactttttcaaaaaaaatcctTGAGGCCTCAGAAATGGCAAAAAGAGACTTGTTGACCATTTGGCACAGGCTTGTCCAAAACCTCACTGTTCCATTTGTCTGGTTGTGTTGTGATCTTGAGCATGTAAATGCGTTGACCAGGTATCGTTCATGTAGGACTACCACAGCAGGCAGCCAGGTGACCATCAATATGTAGTTAACCAAGATAGCGGTGCCGGCGTAAATGCCAAAGCAGCGAATGGCAGTAATGTTGCTCACGTAGTTGGCATAGAAGGCAGCAGCTGTGGTGAAGCTGGTGACAAACATTGAGAGTGCAGCATGCTGCAGTGTGATGCTAACCGTTTCAGAGAGTTCAGAATTGGGCTTGTCCAACTTCGTGTAGTTCCAGACGTCACAGAGCACGAATGCATCGTCGGCACCAATTCCCACCAGTATAATGAGCGCCGTAAGATTCATAAAGGGAAAAAAGTCAAAGCTGAAGACCACACGGTACAGAAAGTAGGAGACAATTAGCGAACTGATGATGGCAAACATGGTCATAAGCGTGATAAACATTGATCTTGTGTAGACACACATGACCACTAACACTATCAAAATAGCTATGGCGGGATACATGGTATCTGTAAGTAGGTAGTCCTGAAACAAGCTGTGTTTGATGCCAAATTCAATTCCTGTTATAGTTGTGATCCCATCTGAAGAGTTTGAATTCTCAAAGTTGTCCAAGTAAATGTTCATCATCGTTTCCCCTTTCTCAGTCGGGGAGAATAACATGCTGTATTTGAGGTTAGGTGAAAGGTTGTCTGAGGCCTTTGGATTTAGGAAGTCTTTGTCCACCAAAAAGTGAAAAATCTGATACACAGCATTGTACTTTGTACATTTCCGAGGAACGTTGCCACACTTGAGGTCCTTCTTGCGTGTGTTCATATCCCAGCACTCAGGTCCAAGGGTGCCATTTTGGTAATACTTGGCACAGGACCGCAGAATCTTTAGGGTATGGGAAACATCTCGCTCTGTGATCTTTTGGCAAGAGGACTTGTTAGTGAGAACCGCTATGTAGTTCCCAAGTGTCCAGCTGGGACAGCAGGATGCAGCGGTGGTACGCTGGCACAAATCCAAGTATTGGGGATGAGAACGAACCTAGAAAGCCAGACATAGGAATAGTGAAACAGACATTTTCTACAATCACATTTCTAATACATGCACAAACTTGTACATACCCGCGTATTGTCAAAATTGCACATGGATTTGATTGCTTGTATGTTCCACAAGTTCTTTCCTTCTACAGATGCAAAAACGATTCTGGAATAGCGGTCACCTGTTGGGAAAGAACAATTGCTGATTAAATGCCCAGTCCTTATGACTAGAGGTCTTACCTCCATGGTCCTCCAGGTGGCAGATTTGAGCTAATGTTACATAATTTCATTTCTAAAGCATGTAGTGATTCATATGACGGATAGACACGTACCTGGTACATCACAGAAGAAACTGTCTTTACTGAAATCCCACTCCGCTTGTCTTTTCTTTCTATCGTAGTGATCTTCTGACCAATGATCATCTTGGTGACTGAAATGGTAATGGTGTTTAGAAATTAAACATCTGATTGAACTACATTTTCATAATTACTTTTATCTGTAGGGCCCGTGTTAAATAAAGTAAAGTTCTTGatgggtccacttagatccaaaAACCCAAGGTCCGACCTTAGCGGGTTTGGGTCTGAAGTTTTAGTGTGCCTCGGACATGAGTCAGGTATAAAAAAATTGACACTGGGTCGGGTCAGACTCGTGTCTATGTTTCTCGGGTTTGTCAGTTtcttctttaaaataaattatttatgcacAGGTAAAAAAGTAATTTGGGTCATTTCGGATTGCTTTTTATGATTCGAATGAGTAAATCACTATGATAGAGCAGAATCTCTGACAGCACATCCGGTCCCAGAGACAGAAAATGTCTTGAATCAAAGGGCAGAGTTGTGCGGATAGCTATGACTTACGGGCACTAACTAACATTGTCATGATCTGTAATCCAACTTGCATTGATCCGGATCAGACGAGGCATGATACTGCTAACACAGGTCTCATTACGGGGATAGTCTGATACAATCTGTTAATTTCAGCCCAACTTGGCCCGAGTCTTAATCCTCTTTTGGCTCACATCACTCAGCAAGAGTTTTTAGGGCGTATATATGCAGGAAATCTGGTTAGCAGATAAGAAGTGAACTCAGTTACCTTTTGGCCTGCTCGTCTGCGTATTTAAAGGGGTAGTTGGCCAGCGTTGCCTTATAGCCGGTGTTTTTCACCATGTTGTTCCATGTGACGAGTCGCTGGCCTATTGCAGTGCCCCTCGGTTCAAATCCCTGAAAGAAAATGACTTTCTACATGTATCATTTGAACACAAGATAATGTTTGCATAATATGACATGAAACGGGACATTCAACAACTTAAATGTGATAGTAGGATAGTTAAGTATGATCTCTATGTTAATGATGTCAATTGTTTCATTACTATCTGAATGTTGTGACTGAAACTTTGCAATGCTATTACTTGTTGTTCATTGCCTTTTTAATAAGATGATTCACTTGTTGTTTTCCTCAACTGTAAATCACTTTGATTCATTTTATGAAAGCTTTTATCATCcaatgtaaatgcaatgataACTTGTGGGCAAGAATGAAAGACTaaagtaaataaagtttttacttTTTGGTTAAATAAGCTTTTTCTGATATGGTGGAAAATGTGATTTTACCTGCAGCGGATTTGAGAAGTCGGGCAGGTCGGGTACGAGAATACCGACCAGAGCACAAATCACGATGAGCACGGTACACACGCCTAACACCACCACCGGCCAATCAGCAATGAGCTCAGCATAACTAGAAAGTCAGAGAAAGTCATGTAGGATATATAATGAGCACAAGAACTTTGTGTTGTCAAATTAATGCATGTCTACAAATCAATTCAAAGGTTTCAACGACTCTTAGAAAGCTGTTAATCATTATATTGACAATAAATACTTGGTGTTGTTTCGGGGaaacaatacaataaaaatcCTTATCTTAAACAACAGAAGATTTTATGAGAGATGCAAATAGCAGCCTTACCTTCTGGGACACCGAAAAGGCCTCGGGGGGCTGAAATACACAGAAGTAAAACAGATCAGACTAGATTTAAAAGCCAAACAGTCAATTAAAACTACCTGCGTGTGGAGAGACATGTTTTATTAAAGTGACTCTTATGTGGTTGAAATCTTCCTGTTCAAACACTCATATGAGGAAATCACAGCTGTCTCTAAAGTCCTGTCAGATGTTTCTGCTGCTATTTAAATCTAAAACCATCGTGTGCTTCGTTACGGAGGCTGTTTTTGGTATGAACAAATGCcacaatcaaacacagctgtcGACAATCACACAAACAATAAACAGATGCATTAAATGTCAATACAAACAGGTGCAGAATTCTCAAATCTTTACAAAATCTTGCTATAGTGAAGTATATGAACTAGATATGCATGCACAAAAGGATTTTAATAGACCTGGTGAATGAATTAATCACTTTAACaccttaaaggcagggtccatgatTTCTGAAAGCAAATGtggacatttgaaatcaccaaaacaaacacgcccctaccccaatctggaccttctgttgataaaCCCGCCCTAAACATAAGGAACCCAGGCTATGATGTTGTTTCGTAGACACgcctcttactgctgattggctacaagtgtgttttgctaCTCGGCCCAactctcttttccaaaacgTTTTTCAGTGCACTCCGCTTTTAAAtggcgcagccctttttgagtggggggtgaTGTACCcctttcaaattaatataactctggtgGCACAAAAGTgcctggaggtgaaaatatgaaatacattttttatagcagtttacatttatggtaataaaatatataatgcaatatagtatatattttataaataaaatgatcgcaaaaaaggttttgtgttacacttttagtggttttaccaacaacgtccactaggtgtcaatggtctcctgcatactcttgtcacaaattaataaattactgtcactgcattattattactgctaatgTTTTGAAATACGAAAAATACATTCTTACAGCGCATTCACACaaggcgtaagcgttaacgcttaacggaaggcttgtctgaagcgtggccaacagccaatcacagtcgccgctacacatgctccgttcgtccataaacataattggctggctctgtctaggtTGCTTGCATAAgtcgatctgattggctgacgcacgcgttgccgcttgaaaagttgagaaatgttcaacttctgctgcgagcaacggcactgacgcggcaccgacggatccacaattcagttcggcaacgcatgacgtcacccattaaaagtgaatgggatgcattatgtaataatattacttttctgaagtaacgagtaaagtaacgcattactttataaatttaCACATTACTATTCGagctactttttaaaaaagtaatgcaagttacttttgagtttaattaattcgataaaaaaaatttactgaattaaactgaacatagtcacgtagaattacgcactctatGCATGCGTgtctgagcgggaacagtttgagtcagaaactgagatggcaggcgaAAGCTTggcatttttgtgatggaaaaTGCAAGAGTCATAATAAACACCTGCAatgcctgaaagagatcaagcctcagcaaagtaagaaaaagtaatgcaaaagtaactaaaaagtaatgcaagtattactttccatgaaaagtaactaagtaacgcaattagttactttttggggcagtaacttaatattgtaatgcattacttttaaaagtaactttccccaacactgccaGTTAAGGGGTTTATAATTAATTCAAAGCATTTATGAATCACTGTGCTGCAAGGGTTTAACTGTGAGATGCCAGGGGTCACAGGGCAAATAGATGGGTGCAATTTTGCTCTTCAAGGGGAATCCATGGAATGCTGTAATTACTGGATGCTATGGCACCGGGAGGCACAGATGAACAAAAGCCACTGCCAAGACGTTTCACCACGGGGCGACTTCCAGAAAGGCCGTAAATCCCATTTAAAGTTCAGCGGACACGTTAATACAACAACCAGATGTGAGGACACGGTCTTTGATGCATCTGCATATTCTACACAAGGTGAGGCCCATTAGGCTAGAGATGAACATCCTTCAGTACAATCAAGAGGAAAGTACACGCAGACTCCCCATAATCAAATAAAGTATCCCAAAAGCAAATAATGAGGCGCAGATTTCCTCCACTTCCTGTAGAAATGGAGAAAGATCTAAGGGAAAAAAACAAGTCTGATTTATAAAGTGTGTTATCAGAAAACGGTCAATGTCTGAGTCATAGATTCTGGAATCCAGGGGTGTGTATGAGAGATGGTTCAAAATTCAATTTATGAGATATTTCGatggatttttttacttaagtacaGCAGTACTTCAAAAGGCATCTGGTGTTCTTCAAAGTTTTCTCTTGTGTGTGCAACTTTTATTTTCTGCTTTGCTTGAAATAATAACTTTAAAAGcctttgagaaataataatagaGAGTGAGTGACTGATGAGGACAATGTTGTAAACATGTGGGAATCTATAAAACACGCCAGTCATTATAAACGAACTGCAATGCTTTTGGATCAGAAAGTTCATATTGAAAATGAAGGGCAGTCAAATAACAGCGCGTCTGTATGAGCTAAAGTACAAGCTGAAGGTCAGGGTACAAATCAAACAGGGGTCTGAAAACAGAAAgatgttaaaaaatattcagGTTTTGAACAGTTACTCACATCCATGTACATGTAGAttattcacaaaatgtaatgtCCTAAATTTCGAACTACTATTACAAAAAAAACCAGCACTGATATtcactttaatttatattttctgatttaaCCCATTGTATTATAGCTTTTGAAAAATTCCACATTAAAACAGATGCAAGAAAGTGTAAGGCCAGGCGTACACGGTGAAATTTTTGCCTGTTTGGCGACCTAATATCAATCGGGAGATATCACGTGCTTGTGAGGTCAAACCTCGCATAATGTAAAAGAAATAGCGGCCCAAGCCACGCGCCATAACATTtctaaaaatgtgtaaaaattggGATCTGTCTGAAGTCAACCAATCAGGAGGTGGCAAACCACAGAAAACATATATTATAGACCTTTCTCACAGTAACCGGAAATACGTAATCGTCATGAAAGCGGAGTTCCTGTTAAGCATCAACACACTAGAAAAACACAAACCCGGGCAAGTTTAAAATGGATCAAAGTGTCTACACAACTTCGTTAACGGATTTGccaaatattacatttgctGATGTGACACGACTAATGGAGGAAAACTTTTTCCATGAAGAATTTGTCCATTAATTTCTAGGTAAGCAGAGAGCGAGTCTAACTGTTACTGAACTGTTaactaaaacaacacattattaGCGTGTCCACTTACACATGATGTATGAATAGTAGATGATatagaccagtggttttcaaactgggggggggggggggccgcgagatgttgccaggggggccccagttttatgacattttatgaaatacattaatttatcatgaattctgtgtaattaaacctaaaaatggCTACttaccaaaagcactacttttttgtataatttaatggtttttttttattttcttaggggggccgcatgctaaaaaagtttgggaaccactgatacAGACTACCTTACCAAAACATTATAGTCTGCTTTGAATGAAGCATTATGGTACCAATTACCTTCAATTACTGCCTATGGTTGTCCAAGTGAACGTCTTGTGTGTAGCAACAATAACGTTAGCCGGATGCTATCATTATcaattaacatttttgtctGGTAATGTCTGTGAtcgtatgtttgtgtgttgggGTGAACTCGTTCCAAGAAAAATGGGTAGAGACAGCATTTGGTTGCAAGCGGCGACCAGTGAGCCCTAAAATGTAGTCGTCTTTAGTGAACTGTCTGCTGCATACATAAGTGCTCCCCTTTCTTATGGTGAAGTTAGGTCCTTCATCTCGCCGGATAGCCTGAATCCATTTCTGTCTAACTTCACAATCAACAGGGAATTAATGGAACACATATGGCTATTTACATTGCCTTGACTGCGGAGGAAGTAGATTTCCGTGACGATTGCGTATTTCCGGTCATAAAAACGGAAGTTGTGAGAAAGGTCTATAGCCTACTGTAGATATTTACATCTACTTTTCTAATATCTTGCAAGaccacatttttaaaagtggcaTTGGGCATCACACATTCATTACAGCGCCAGTAAAAGCTTGCTTTTTCGGGTGTGCTGAGCCCACAATCTAAAGcccttcaaaataaaagtctcctgtaatcaaaaataaaactaaaccaaacaaaacatgtaaaaatcaaGGTGCCACACAAGcactgaaaagtgaagccaaacgCGGCTTTACTTTCTGCTCACTACTGCgtaggactggtcccgaaatcgttactgcgcagactcaagacccaggATGTCAGcaccgtatcgggacactggcgggacacttttcaccaatgaaaGAGAGCGAATTTAAAAGTCAATAATCTGCAATATTTCTGCAAtgtgacattttttgaaaaaataccatatttgatttttaataaaaatgaataggCAACATTACACTTTTGAGTGACACCAAAATGCAAACGGTCTTAAAAGAGGCTTTGTATTTAagcaaaatgtacattttatgttgtttattttagagTAAA
This window encodes:
- the disp1 gene encoding protein dispatched homolog 1 isoform X1; the encoded protein is MRDGNLTVVKPSAACGPWAGRTMALSEGLADLGPLSNGGSTTVVSNRSHPAADPDQDQSKREPNQPAEQTQLGNDMLRMNGAARPSSSGSASSSSSHGTDSQRLAVLLPNSLSPPCVCCSRHQPVCCSGDQHGCALFPNGMPSVAVHVGSCSVQGVPCFCMQHQWQEHLQNQPNMATLSPPRPFRCPRSYAELIADWPVVVLGVCTVLIVICALVGILVPDLPDFSNPLQGFEPRGTAIGQRLVTWNNMVKNTGYKATLANYPFKYADEQAKSHQDDHWSEDHYDRKKRQAEWDFSKDSFFCDVPGDRYSRIVFASVEGKNLWNIQAIKSMCNFDNTRVRSHPQYLDLCQRTTAASCCPSWTLGNYIAVLTNKSSCQKITERDVSHTLKILRSCAKYYQNGTLGPECWDMNTRKKDLKCGNVPRKCTKYNAVYQIFHFLVDKDFLNPKASDNLSPNLKYSMLFSPTEKGETMMNIYLDNFENSNSSDGITTITGIEFGIKHSLFQDYLLTDTMYPAIAILIVLVVMCVYTRSMFITLMTMFAIISSLIVSYFLYRVVFSFDFFPFMNLTALIILVGIGADDAFVLCDVWNYTKLDKPNSELSETVSITLQHAALSMFVTSFTTAAAFYANYVSNITAIRCFGIYAGTAILVNYILMVTWLPAVVVLHERYLVNAFTCSRSQHNQTNGTVRFWTSLCQMVNKSLFAISEASRIFFEKVLPWVVIKLRYLWLLWFVAMTLGGAYVVCVNPKMKLPSLELSEFQVFRSSHPFERYDAEYKKLFMFERVNHGEDLHMPITIIWGVTPIDSGDPLNPKNKGKLTLDTTFNIASPASQVWILNFCQKLRNQSFVFQSEEQDFTSCFMETFKQWMENQDCEDAPVYPCCSQSTFPYRQDVFELCIKRAIMELDRSTIYHLDSKTPGPRFDINDTIRAIVLEFQSTYHFTLAYEKMHRFYREVDSWIQEELKEAPEGLSYGWFVSNLEFYDLQDSLSDGTLIAMALSVVVAFSVMLLTTWNIVISLYAIISIAGTIFVTVGSLVLLGWELNVLESVTISVAVGLSVDFAVHYGVAYRLAPQPDREGKVIFSLSRMGSAIAMAALTTFVAGAMMMPSTVLAYTQLGTFLMLIMCISWAFATFLFQCMCRCLGPQGTCGQIPLPKKLQCYAFAERTAETPSNQSYASKYPMDKARGEVRHEHYELEPLALNVRNKEKVSDEDQQACTQLHNGIVSHPATLCTPDPPLQSNTESRKPIPDLENGLPATELAHLQQYAYGVRCTCENSVPQYIRERQRTQYHPCSQSGETSCHAKQFASMTNHLPVGHNARSTADATHAPAGCYVNCGHIHHCTQNQTTKPATHRCLSGGYSTHAVHLLHQGPLSDTAQDESYISACGPNFSLTEGLNFRDQSQGPDVQCCASPDTTTVCAVNHDTRNQVQNSQIPQNMTWDHIKTKVNGTCVVVKDSSDPNEPIPVIPEESAKSIQCNKDDNERVEPASPKKHSCFKKTVKSKCNSVEFHKSKASMPTIAMNSKASSESLC
- the disp1 gene encoding protein dispatched homolog 1 isoform X2 yields the protein MALSEGLADLGPLSNGGSTTVVSNRSHPAADPDQDQSKREPNQPAEQTQLGNDMLRMNGAARPSSSGSASSSSSHGTDSQRLAVLLPNSLSPPCVCCSRHQPVCCSGDQHGCALFPNGMPSVAVHVGSCSVQGVPCFCMQHQWQEHLQNQPNMATLSPPRPFRCPRSYAELIADWPVVVLGVCTVLIVICALVGILVPDLPDFSNPLQGFEPRGTAIGQRLVTWNNMVKNTGYKATLANYPFKYADEQAKSHQDDHWSEDHYDRKKRQAEWDFSKDSFFCDVPGDRYSRIVFASVEGKNLWNIQAIKSMCNFDNTRVRSHPQYLDLCQRTTAASCCPSWTLGNYIAVLTNKSSCQKITERDVSHTLKILRSCAKYYQNGTLGPECWDMNTRKKDLKCGNVPRKCTKYNAVYQIFHFLVDKDFLNPKASDNLSPNLKYSMLFSPTEKGETMMNIYLDNFENSNSSDGITTITGIEFGIKHSLFQDYLLTDTMYPAIAILIVLVVMCVYTRSMFITLMTMFAIISSLIVSYFLYRVVFSFDFFPFMNLTALIILVGIGADDAFVLCDVWNYTKLDKPNSELSETVSITLQHAALSMFVTSFTTAAAFYANYVSNITAIRCFGIYAGTAILVNYILMVTWLPAVVVLHERYLVNAFTCSRSQHNQTNGTVRFWTSLCQMVNKSLFAISEASRIFFEKVLPWVVIKLRYLWLLWFVAMTLGGAYVVCVNPKMKLPSLELSEFQVFRSSHPFERYDAEYKKLFMFERVNHGEDLHMPITIIWGVTPIDSGDPLNPKNKGKLTLDTTFNIASPASQVWILNFCQKLRNQSFVFQSEEQDFTSCFMETFKQWMENQDCEDAPVYPCCSQSTFPYRQDVFELCIKRAIMELDRSTIYHLDSKTPGPRFDINDTIRAIVLEFQSTYHFTLAYEKMHRFYREVDSWIQEELKEAPEGLSYGWFVSNLEFYDLQDSLSDGTLIAMALSVVVAFSVMLLTTWNIVISLYAIISIAGTIFVTVGSLVLLGWELNVLESVTISVAVGLSVDFAVHYGVAYRLAPQPDREGKVIFSLSRMGSAIAMAALTTFVAGAMMMPSTVLAYTQLGTFLMLIMCISWAFATFLFQCMCRCLGPQGTCGQIPLPKKLQCYAFAERTAETPSNQSYASKYPMDKARGEVRHEHYELEPLALNVRNKEKVSDEDQQACTQLHNGIVSHPATLCTPDPPLQSNTESRKPIPDLENGLPATELAHLQQYAYGVRCTCENSVPQYIRERQRTQYHPCSQSGETSCHAKQFASMTNHLPVGHNARSTADATHAPAGCYVNCGHIHHCTQNQTTKPATHRCLSGGYSTHAVHLLHQGPLSDTAQDESYISACGPNFSLTEGLNFRDQSQGPDVQCCASPDTTTVCAVNHDTRNQVQNSQIPQNMTWDHIKTKVNGTCVVVKDSSDPNEPIPVIPEESAKSIQCNKDDNERVEPASPKKHSCFKKTVKSKCNSVEFHKSKASMPTIAMNSKASSESLC